A single region of the Mycobacterium lentiflavum genome encodes:
- a CDS encoding TldD/PmbA family protein: MTPNRGIDADFLALPRHELAEAALSAATTAGASYADLRIHRINTEIIQLRDGELETAVLSREVGLAVRVIVDGTWGFASHAELASSVAADTARRAVHVATTLAALNRERVELAPEPVYADATWVSNYRIDPFDIPAADKIGVLEEYSGRLLSADGVDHVSAGLTAVKEQTFYADTFGSAITQQRVRVMPSLEAVTVDPAAGSFDSMRTLAPPMGRGWEVLVGDEVWNWTDELAQLPALLAEKVKSPSVTAGPTDLVIDPTNLWLTIHESIGHATEYDRAIGYEAAYAGTSFATPDKLGTMRYGSSVMNVTADRTVEFGLATIGYDDDGVAAQSWDLVRDGMFLGYQLDRVFAPRLGQSRSNGCSYADSPHHVPIQRMANVSLQPGPDDLSTDDLIGRVQDGIYIVGDKSWSIDMQRYNFQFTGQRFFRIRDGRLDGQLRDVAYQATTTDFWNSMEAVGGHSTWRLGGAFNCGKAQPGQVAAVSHGCPSALFRGVNVLNTRTEGGR; encoded by the coding sequence GTGACACCGAATCGGGGGATCGATGCCGACTTCCTGGCCCTGCCGCGACACGAGCTCGCCGAAGCCGCGTTGTCGGCGGCCACGACGGCCGGGGCCAGCTACGCGGACCTGCGCATTCACCGCATCAACACCGAGATCATCCAGCTGCGCGACGGTGAGCTCGAGACCGCGGTCCTCAGCCGTGAGGTTGGTTTGGCGGTGCGGGTCATCGTCGACGGGACCTGGGGTTTCGCCTCCCACGCGGAGCTGGCGTCCTCGGTCGCGGCCGACACGGCGCGCCGCGCGGTGCACGTGGCCACCACGTTGGCGGCGCTGAACCGTGAGCGCGTCGAGCTGGCACCCGAGCCGGTGTACGCCGACGCCACCTGGGTGTCGAACTACCGGATCGACCCGTTCGACATCCCCGCCGCCGACAAGATCGGCGTGCTCGAGGAGTACTCCGGACGGCTGCTGAGCGCCGACGGGGTCGACCACGTCTCCGCCGGCCTGACTGCCGTCAAGGAGCAGACGTTCTACGCCGACACCTTCGGGTCGGCGATCACCCAGCAGCGGGTGCGGGTGATGCCGTCGCTGGAGGCGGTGACCGTCGATCCCGCGGCGGGCAGTTTCGACTCGATGCGCACCCTGGCGCCGCCGATGGGACGCGGCTGGGAGGTGCTGGTTGGCGACGAGGTGTGGAACTGGACCGACGAGCTCGCGCAGCTGCCGGCTCTGCTGGCCGAGAAGGTCAAGTCGCCCAGCGTGACGGCGGGGCCCACCGACCTGGTGATCGACCCGACCAACTTGTGGCTGACCATTCACGAATCCATCGGTCACGCAACCGAATACGACCGGGCGATCGGTTACGAGGCCGCCTACGCCGGCACGTCGTTCGCCACTCCGGACAAACTCGGCACCATGCGCTACGGCTCGTCGGTGATGAACGTGACCGCCGACCGCACCGTCGAATTCGGTTTGGCCACTATCGGTTACGACGACGACGGCGTGGCCGCGCAGAGCTGGGACCTGGTGCGCGACGGGATGTTCCTCGGCTACCAGCTTGATCGGGTGTTCGCGCCACGACTGGGACAGTCGCGTTCCAACGGCTGCTCGTATGCCGACTCGCCGCATCACGTGCCGATCCAGCGGATGGCCAACGTGTCGCTGCAGCCCGGTCCCGACGACCTTTCCACCGATGACCTGATCGGCCGGGTTCAGGACGGCATCTACATCGTCGGTGACAAATCCTGGTCAATCGACATGCAGCGGTACAACTTTCAGTTCACCGGCCAGCGTTTCTTCCGCATACGCGACGGTCGCCTGGACGGCCAGTTGCGCGACGTGGCCTACCAGGCCACTACCACCGATTTCTGGAACTCGATGGAAGCCGTGGGCGGACACTCGACTTGGCGGCTGGGCGGTGCGTTCAACTGCGGCAAGGCGCAGCCCGGCCAGGTCGCCGCGGTCAGCCACGGTTGCCCGTCGGCGTTGTTCCGCGGCGTCAACGTGCTCAACACCCGGACCGAGGGCGGCCGATGA
- a CDS encoding arylsulfatase produces the protein MVELPRAPQEFTGVINPSLADSTPVVPSITHPRPGAPNVVVVLLDDVGFGAASTFGGPVPTPALERVAGAGLRYNQFHTTALCSPTRAALLTGRNHHSAHMGTICEIAYGFPGYDSVIPQSTATIAQVLRMNGYSTALFGKAHVTPTWELGPAGPFDRWPTGLGFERFYGFLGGDTSQYEPALYDQTTPIEPYLDRDDYHLTEDLAEKAIDWIRLQKTSAPDKPFFVYFAPGATHSPHQVWPEWSDRFAGQFDDGWDALRDTIYGRQIEMGIIPADARLTPRPEQIPAWADYDERYRPVARRLMEVYAGFLAHTDAQIGRVIDAIDELGQWDNTLFIYVCGDNGASAEGTVHGAWSSPAFQNGLPEDPEWLLAHMADFGTARAENHYNVGWAWALDAPFQWMKQIASHFGGTRNGLAISWPQGIGAAGEQRSQFHHVIDIAPTILDAAGIEMPTSVNGIEQRPVEGVSMRYSFDDAAAESHRTTQYFEIFGNRAVYHEGWIASCFHGRLPWVRTQKTNPFGASERWELYHLADDFSQGLDLAEQYPDKLTELQAVFDAEARKYNVYPLSDATVLRALPANRPSPLADRTTVTYYAGHVRIPETATLSYTSTSFQLRAQAQIPPGGVQGVIICIGGSMAGWSLYVQDGIPRFTYNYLGHQLTTVAGAEPLPEGPVLVGLSFDYDGGGLGKGASVSVRVNEIEVASGRIERTVPFRFSMSGETLDVGTDSGSPVAPYGHDFRFTGRIDRIDATVEPQPADLAAALAEAELHAAMGAQ, from the coding sequence ATGGTCGAGCTACCGCGCGCCCCCCAAGAGTTCACCGGCGTCATCAATCCCTCGCTGGCCGATTCCACTCCGGTCGTGCCGTCGATCACCCACCCGCGCCCGGGTGCCCCCAACGTTGTCGTCGTTCTCCTCGATGATGTCGGCTTTGGTGCCGCGTCCACTTTCGGCGGGCCGGTTCCGACACCGGCACTGGAACGCGTCGCCGGTGCGGGCTTGCGCTACAACCAATTTCACACGACCGCGCTGTGCTCGCCGACACGCGCCGCCCTGTTGACCGGACGCAACCACCACAGTGCGCACATGGGCACCATCTGTGAGATCGCCTACGGATTCCCCGGTTACGACAGCGTGATACCGCAGAGCACGGCCACCATCGCACAGGTGCTGCGGATGAATGGTTACAGCACCGCGTTGTTCGGCAAGGCGCACGTCACCCCCACCTGGGAGCTGGGTCCGGCCGGTCCGTTCGATCGCTGGCCGACCGGACTCGGGTTCGAACGCTTCTACGGCTTCCTGGGCGGCGACACGTCGCAGTACGAACCGGCGCTCTACGACCAGACGACACCCATCGAGCCCTACTTGGACCGCGACGACTACCACCTCACCGAGGATCTCGCCGAGAAAGCGATCGACTGGATTCGGTTGCAGAAGACGTCGGCGCCGGACAAGCCGTTCTTCGTGTATTTCGCGCCCGGGGCCACCCACAGCCCCCACCAGGTGTGGCCCGAATGGTCGGACCGGTTCGCCGGGCAGTTCGACGACGGCTGGGATGCGTTGCGGGACACAATATATGGGCGCCAAATCGAGATGGGCATCATTCCTGCTGACGCCCGGTTGACGCCGCGGCCCGAACAGATACCGGCATGGGCGGACTACGACGAGCGCTACCGGCCGGTCGCCCGGCGTCTGATGGAGGTCTACGCGGGCTTCTTGGCCCACACCGACGCTCAGATCGGGCGGGTCATCGACGCCATCGACGAGTTGGGGCAATGGGACAACACGCTGTTCATCTACGTCTGCGGTGACAACGGCGCGTCGGCCGAGGGAACGGTGCACGGCGCGTGGAGCTCGCCGGCGTTTCAAAACGGGCTGCCCGAGGATCCCGAATGGCTGCTGGCCCACATGGCCGACTTCGGCACCGCACGCGCCGAGAACCACTACAACGTCGGCTGGGCCTGGGCGCTCGACGCACCGTTTCAGTGGATGAAGCAGATCGCCTCCCACTTCGGCGGGACCCGCAATGGGCTGGCCATCTCGTGGCCGCAGGGCATCGGCGCAGCAGGCGAGCAGCGCAGTCAGTTCCACCATGTCATCGACATCGCACCGACCATCCTCGACGCCGCCGGCATCGAGATGCCCACGAGCGTCAACGGTATCGAGCAAAGGCCTGTCGAGGGCGTCAGCATGCGGTACTCGTTCGACGACGCTGCCGCCGAAAGCCACCGCACCACACAGTATTTCGAGATTTTCGGCAATCGCGCCGTTTACCACGAGGGTTGGATCGCGTCCTGCTTCCATGGGCGGCTGCCCTGGGTGCGCACCCAAAAGACCAACCCGTTCGGCGCAAGCGAGCGCTGGGAGCTCTACCATCTCGCCGACGACTTCAGCCAGGGCCTCGACCTGGCGGAGCAATACCCGGACAAGCTGACCGAGCTGCAGGCGGTCTTCGACGCCGAAGCACGCAAATACAACGTCTACCCACTCAGCGATGCGACGGTGCTGCGCGCACTGCCCGCCAACCGGCCAAGCCCGCTCGCCGATCGCACCACGGTCACCTACTACGCCGGTCACGTGCGCATCCCCGAAACGGCGACGCTGAGTTACACCAGCACGTCATTCCAGCTGCGGGCACAGGCGCAGATACCGCCGGGAGGCGTACAGGGCGTGATCATCTGCATCGGCGGGTCCATGGCCGGCTGGTCGCTGTACGTCCAAGATGGCATTCCACGCTTTACCTATAACTACCTAGGCCACCAGCTCACCACGGTTGCGGGTGCCGAGCCGCTCCCGGAAGGCCCTGTCCTGGTTGGCCTTTCGTTCGATTACGACGGCGGCGGGCTGGGCAAGGGCGCCTCGGTTTCGGTGCGCGTCAACGAAATCGAGGTGGCCAGCGGCCGCATCGAGCGGACGGTTCCCTTCCGCTTCTCGATGAGCGGAGAAACCTTGGACGTCGGCACCGACAGCGGCTCGCCCGTGGCTCCCTACGGTCACGATTTCCGATTCACGGGGCGTATCGATCGAATCGATGCCACCGTCGAACCTCAGCCCGCTGACTTGGCGGCGGCACTCGCCGAGGCCGAACTGCACGCCGCCATGGGCGCGCAGTAG
- a CDS encoding carboxymuconolactone decarboxylase family protein codes for MVVPATVRNGQLTRLVSLALPDGRLVGLVRRVCAQTMSLPPLPVEVSVSEPASDPVSDVEAVVAEFAEQFSADVSAVTAEQRSRLFKALGDNTFGVVVAMYIADLVPRVRAGLEALGVGDSFLGWTREPIEWDHATDPSAEVFNEFLPSVGRMRSLDPVTSELVRLRGAAAHNCRLCKSVRESRALDAGGSETLYDDIAQFEQSELIDARAKAALRYVDGLIWTPSHLAADDVAEVRARFSEAEAVELTLDVMRNASNKIAVSLGGDAPRVSEGTETYLLDVDGQTVFS; via the coding sequence ATGGTGGTTCCGGCTACGGTTCGAAATGGTCAGCTGACGCGGTTGGTTTCTCTGGCGTTGCCCGACGGCCGTCTGGTGGGCCTGGTGCGGCGGGTCTGTGCGCAGACGATGTCGTTGCCGCCGCTGCCGGTCGAGGTGTCGGTTTCCGAGCCGGCGTCCGACCCGGTGTCGGACGTCGAGGCCGTCGTCGCCGAGTTCGCCGAGCAGTTCAGTGCCGACGTTTCCGCGGTCACCGCCGAGCAGCGGTCGCGGTTGTTTAAGGCCTTGGGGGACAACACTTTTGGTGTCGTGGTGGCGATGTACATCGCCGACCTCGTGCCGCGGGTGCGGGCCGGACTGGAAGCGTTGGGCGTCGGCGACAGTTTTCTCGGGTGGACGCGCGAGCCGATCGAGTGGGATCACGCCACGGACCCGTCCGCGGAGGTGTTCAACGAGTTCCTGCCGTCGGTGGGGCGGATGCGCTCGCTTGATCCGGTGACCTCCGAGCTGGTTCGGCTGCGGGGGGCCGCTGCGCACAACTGTCGGCTGTGCAAGTCGGTGCGCGAGAGCAGGGCTCTGGATGCGGGCGGTTCGGAGACGCTGTACGACGACATCGCGCAGTTCGAGCAGTCGGAGCTGATCGATGCTCGTGCAAAAGCAGCGCTGCGGTATGTAGATGGGTTAATTTGGACACCGTCGCACCTCGCCGCCGATGACGTCGCCGAGGTGCGCGCCCGTTTTTCCGAGGCCGAGGCCGTCGAGCTCACCCTCGATGTGATGCGTAATGCCAGCAATAAAATCGCTGTCTCGCTGGGCGGGGACGCGCCCCGGGTTTCCGAAGGTACCGAGACCTACCTGCTCGATGTCGACGGTCAGACCGTCTTCAGCTGA
- a CDS encoding arylsulfatase → MTHDAIGNLDRTRLPLPDTPTGGRAARTIAESVMPVITPIRPPQGAPNVVIVLLDDVGFGATATFGGPVPSPAGDALAQEGLRYNRFHTTALCSPTRAALLTGRNHHVVNTGNITEWATGYDGYNSIIPRSAATVAETLRLNGYSTAAFGKWHNTPVWEVSPSGPFDRWPTSMGFEEFYGFMGGEAHQYNPGLYHGTTPVERPENVENYHLTTDLADRMTEWVHRQRSISPDRPFFVYWAPGATHAPHHVAPHWSEPFRGQFDQGWDTLREETFARQKQLGVIPADAELTPRHPSIPAWDSISPDRQRIAARLMEVYAGFLAHTDDEIGRMILALKDMSEWDNTLFFYIIGDNGAAPAGGIDGVFNEMVALNGLQEDVAVVLSKMDEFGGPKASNEYPVGFAWAMSTPFQFTKQFASHFGGTRNPMIVTWPERITDKGGLRSQFHHVIDIAPTILEAAGIPAPTVVNGVDQRPYDGISVAYTFDSAAAQDRRRTQYFEIQGTRGIYHEDWIACTYHGKIQWKKSPLPAFSDDRWELYDLSRDYSQAVDLAAEHPDKLAELQALFEAEAENNDVFPLDDRGPIRAMDARPTILGERTSISFAAGAIRMPEDIIRSTFNRSYSITAAIDTPGGATVEGVLLAAGGYFAGLSLYVQQGLPRFTYNYFGSTYTTVTASELLPAGEATVSIEFDYDGGGLGNGGVARLLLDGRHVGESRIERTVPFGFSADEGVDIGMDGGTPAADTYEGTFPFNSTINEVTIQLR, encoded by the coding sequence ATGACGCACGACGCGATAGGAAACCTCGATCGCACCCGGTTGCCGCTTCCTGACACGCCGACGGGCGGCCGGGCGGCACGGACGATTGCCGAGTCGGTGATGCCGGTCATCACGCCCATCCGGCCGCCGCAGGGCGCACCGAATGTCGTGATCGTGCTGCTTGACGACGTGGGATTCGGGGCCACCGCGACATTCGGTGGTCCGGTTCCATCGCCGGCCGGTGACGCGTTGGCGCAGGAAGGTCTGCGGTACAACCGCTTCCATACCACTGCGCTGTGCTCGCCGACGCGGGCGGCGTTGCTCACGGGCCGGAATCATCACGTGGTCAACACCGGCAACATCACCGAGTGGGCCACCGGATACGACGGATACAACAGCATCATCCCGAGATCGGCCGCCACTGTCGCCGAGACGTTGCGGCTCAATGGCTACAGCACCGCAGCATTCGGCAAATGGCACAACACCCCGGTCTGGGAAGTGAGCCCGAGCGGCCCGTTCGACCGGTGGCCGACCAGCATGGGCTTCGAAGAGTTTTACGGCTTCATGGGCGGCGAAGCACACCAATACAATCCCGGGCTCTATCACGGGACGACACCGGTCGAACGTCCCGAAAACGTCGAGAACTACCACCTGACAACCGATCTCGCCGATCGGATGACCGAATGGGTGCATCGGCAGCGGTCCATCTCGCCGGACCGGCCATTTTTCGTGTACTGGGCACCCGGCGCGACCCACGCACCCCACCACGTCGCACCCCACTGGAGCGAGCCCTTCCGAGGTCAGTTTGACCAAGGCTGGGACACACTGCGCGAAGAGACATTTGCCCGCCAGAAACAGCTGGGGGTGATCCCCGCGGACGCTGAATTGACGCCACGCCATCCGTCTATTCCCGCGTGGGACTCGATCTCGCCGGATCGCCAGCGCATCGCGGCACGGCTGATGGAGGTCTACGCGGGGTTCTTGGCCCACACCGACGACGAGATCGGGCGAATGATTTTGGCGCTCAAGGACATGTCCGAGTGGGACAACACGCTGTTCTTCTACATCATCGGAGACAACGGGGCCGCGCCCGCGGGTGGGATCGATGGTGTCTTCAACGAAATGGTGGCGCTGAACGGACTCCAAGAGGATGTCGCGGTCGTGCTGTCGAAGATGGACGAATTCGGCGGTCCGAAGGCCAGCAACGAGTATCCGGTGGGATTCGCGTGGGCGATGAGCACGCCGTTTCAGTTCACCAAGCAGTTCGCCAGCCACTTCGGCGGCACCCGCAACCCGATGATCGTCACCTGGCCCGAGCGCATCACCGACAAGGGCGGGCTGCGTTCCCAGTTCCACCACGTCATCGACATCGCCCCCACCATCCTGGAAGCCGCCGGCATCCCGGCACCGACAGTGGTCAACGGTGTGGACCAAAGACCCTACGACGGCATCAGCGTGGCGTACACCTTCGACAGTGCCGCGGCCCAAGACCGTCGCCGCACCCAATACTTCGAGATCCAGGGCACCCGCGGGATCTATCACGAGGATTGGATCGCGTGCACCTACCACGGCAAGATCCAGTGGAAGAAAAGCCCACTGCCGGCGTTCAGCGACGATCGTTGGGAGCTCTACGACCTGAGCCGCGACTACAGCCAGGCCGTCGACCTAGCCGCCGAGCACCCGGACAAGCTCGCCGAATTACAGGCATTGTTCGAAGCCGAAGCCGAGAACAACGACGTCTTTCCGCTCGATGACCGCGGACCGATCCGCGCGATGGATGCCCGTCCCACCATTCTCGGTGAGCGGACTTCGATCTCGTTCGCAGCCGGCGCTATCCGCATGCCCGAGGACATCATTCGCAGCACGTTCAATCGGTCGTACTCGATCACGGCCGCAATCGACACGCCGGGCGGCGCCACTGTCGAAGGTGTGCTGCTGGCAGCCGGCGGATATTTCGCGGGACTGTCGCTGTATGTGCAGCAGGGACTGCCCAGGTTCACCTACAACTATTTCGGCTCGACCTACACCACCGTGACCGCATCCGAACTCCTGCCTGCCGGTGAAGCCACCGTCTCGATCGAATTCGATTACGACGGTGGCGGTCTGGGCAACGGCGGCGTGGCAAGGCTGCTACTCGACGGTCGCCACGTCGGTGAGTCGCGCATCGAACGCACCGTCCCATTCGGGTTCAGCGCCGACGAGGGAGTCGACATCGGTATGGACGGCGGAACACCAGCTGCCGATACCTACGAAGGCACCTTCCCGTTCAACAGCACCATCAACGAGGTCACGATCCAGCTCCGATGA
- a CDS encoding DUF3072 domain-containing protein, whose product MTDDTRRAPQENPEKDPSEWATGDEPMTGPQRSYLHTLAQEADREVPDDLTKAQASELIDALQQQTGRGTD is encoded by the coding sequence ATGACCGATGACACGCGGCGCGCGCCGCAGGAGAACCCCGAAAAAGACCCGTCCGAATGGGCCACTGGTGACGAGCCGATGACCGGCCCGCAGCGCAGTTACCTGCACACGCTGGCCCAGGAGGCCGATCGCGAGGTTCCCGACGACCTAACGAAAGCGCAGGCTTCGGAGCTGATCGATGCGCTGCAACAACAGACCGGCCGCGGCACCGACTAG
- a CDS encoding nitroreductase family deazaflavin-dependent oxidoreductase, whose translation MTLRRFSPYRGRHLRWDEAIFERAAMTRVGSALGKHLAPRFDKVVIPLTNGRFSTMGIDKVGLVTTTGAKSGQPRSQPLALLNDGDGLLAIGSNYGQEKHPGWSANLLAHPECTVELNGPPRPYRAELLEGDERAAAWAMANDVYAGYENYRKNCAPRQIRIFRLRPVAGESGSGS comes from the coding sequence GTGACGCTCCGACGGTTCAGCCCCTATCGCGGTCGGCATCTCCGGTGGGACGAGGCCATCTTTGAACGCGCGGCCATGACTCGCGTCGGCTCTGCGCTCGGCAAGCATCTGGCGCCGCGCTTCGACAAGGTCGTGATCCCGCTGACCAACGGACGCTTCAGCACGATGGGGATCGACAAGGTCGGACTCGTCACGACCACCGGAGCGAAGTCGGGTCAGCCCCGCTCGCAGCCGCTGGCGTTGCTGAACGACGGCGACGGGCTGCTCGCGATCGGGTCGAATTATGGCCAGGAAAAGCATCCCGGCTGGAGCGCAAACCTGCTGGCGCATCCCGAGTGCACGGTCGAGCTCAACGGCCCGCCGAGGCCATACCGGGCCGAACTGCTGGAGGGCGACGAGCGCGCCGCCGCTTGGGCGATGGCCAACGACGTCTACGCCGGATACGAGAACTACCGCAAGAATTGTGCGCCCCGGCAGATCCGGATCTTCCGCCTTCGCCCGGTGGCCGGCGAGTCTGGCAGTGGCAGCTGA
- a CDS encoding GAP family protein codes for MWSSLVPLVLGSALEPIELVITIMLLGTPSHLRAAGAWVGGHVTMRLLQGLVFGTILHWGARGADSKHEHHWIVSTVLLVVALLFLVTAARAVLTDDDPDAPPSKWMTILMSATPTNAFLIGTGLMTVSVKAWVFTLAAIGVIGNADIGRVAHIVSYIGFVLLAASGNLLIIGLAAFFPQRSRALLAPTLSWLQKHERPITVATGLVFGIWLGIKALRGFGIL; via the coding sequence ATGTGGAGCAGCCTCGTCCCACTGGTACTTGGGTCTGCGCTCGAACCGATCGAACTCGTGATCACGATCATGCTGCTAGGCACGCCTTCGCACCTTCGCGCTGCCGGCGCCTGGGTCGGTGGGCATGTCACGATGCGTCTGCTTCAGGGTCTTGTCTTCGGGACGATTCTGCACTGGGGGGCGCGCGGCGCCGACTCTAAGCATGAGCACCACTGGATCGTGTCGACCGTCCTCTTGGTTGTGGCACTGCTGTTTCTGGTCACCGCGGCGCGAGCGGTGCTTACCGACGACGATCCCGATGCCCCGCCGTCGAAATGGATGACCATCCTGATGTCAGCCACACCCACCAACGCCTTCTTAATCGGCACGGGTCTCATGACGGTCTCGGTCAAGGCCTGGGTGTTTACGCTGGCCGCCATCGGCGTGATCGGCAACGCCGACATCGGGCGGGTCGCCCACATCGTCTCCTACATCGGCTTTGTGTTGCTCGCCGCGAGCGGGAATCTGCTCATCATCGGTCTGGCTGCGTTCTTCCCGCAGCGGTCACGTGCCCTGCTGGCCCCGACATTGAGCTGGCTACAAAAGCATGAGCGGCCCATCACGGTCGCCACGGGCCTGGTGTTCGGCATCTGGCTGGGGATCAAAGCCCTGCGCGGCTTCGGGATTCTGTAA
- a CDS encoding DJ-1/PfpI family protein, whose product MTKNIGIVLFDGVEELDAVGPWEVWSSWAHHFPGDGYTVSCLSPSGGLVSCAKGLVLQAHHSFDDAPQLDVLLHPGGQGVRPLAQDETWLDWVRRQRAAVPLMTSVCTGSLVYAAAGLLSHRPATTHWASLDLLTTLDPTIDVRREERFVDDGDIVTSSGVSAGIDMALHLVSRLAGVERARDVRRYIQYDPEPPV is encoded by the coding sequence ATGACCAAGAACATCGGAATCGTGCTGTTCGACGGCGTGGAGGAGCTGGACGCGGTCGGCCCATGGGAAGTCTGGTCGTCGTGGGCCCACCACTTTCCCGGTGACGGCTACACGGTGTCGTGTCTGTCGCCTTCCGGTGGCTTGGTGAGCTGTGCCAAGGGCTTGGTGTTGCAAGCTCACCATTCCTTCGACGACGCGCCGCAGCTTGACGTGCTTTTGCACCCGGGTGGACAGGGCGTGCGCCCACTCGCGCAGGATGAAACTTGGTTGGATTGGGTCCGGCGTCAACGCGCCGCCGTGCCGCTGATGACCAGCGTGTGCACCGGCTCCCTGGTGTACGCCGCCGCCGGACTGCTCTCCCACCGCCCCGCCACTACCCACTGGGCCTCACTGGACCTGCTGACCACGCTGGATCCGACCATCGATGTCCGACGCGAGGAGCGCTTCGTCGACGACGGTGACATCGTCACTTCCTCGGGGGTATCCGCGGGAATCGATATGGCCCTACACCTCGTCAGCCGACTCGCCGGCGTTGAGCGTGCCCGTGACGTCCGCCGCTACATTCAGTACGACCCGGAACCACCGGTTTAA
- a CDS encoding TldD/PmbA family protein has product MITPQHVVNLVLEQAAKRGRADETMVLVTDKVEATLRWAGNSMTTNGVSHSRDITVISIVRKGDSASLGTVTSAEVDPRVIPGLVAASQEAAAAAPEAGDAAPLLADTGVPADWDAPVPGTGAEVFADVAGSLSRGFAGTDRLYGFAHHSVSTTFLASSTGLRRRFTQPAGAVEINGKRGDASAWAGIGTADFVDVPTDSLLEDLSLRLGWAERTVALPPGRYETIMPPSTVADMMIYLGWSMAGRGAQEGRTAFSAPGGGTRVGERLTDLPLTLFSDPMAPGLACTPFVATSSSTETVSVFDNGMELSQIDWIRNGVINALAYPRAAAAKFDAPVAVAADNLVMTGGSNDLADMIAGTERGLLLTTLWYIREVDPTTLLLTGLTRDGVYLIEDGEVTAAVNNFRFNESPLDLLRRATEAGVSEKTLPREWGDWVTRSAMPTLRIPDFHMSSVSQAQ; this is encoded by the coding sequence ATGATCACCCCGCAGCATGTCGTCAACCTCGTCTTGGAGCAGGCAGCGAAACGGGGCCGCGCCGATGAGACCATGGTGCTGGTCACCGACAAGGTCGAGGCGACGCTGCGGTGGGCCGGCAATTCGATGACCACCAATGGGGTTTCGCACAGCCGCGACATCACCGTCATTTCTATTGTGCGCAAGGGCGATAGCGCGTCGTTGGGCACGGTGACGTCGGCCGAGGTGGACCCGCGGGTGATCCCGGGCCTGGTAGCGGCCTCGCAAGAGGCGGCCGCTGCCGCCCCGGAGGCCGGCGATGCCGCGCCGTTGCTGGCCGATACCGGGGTGCCCGCCGATTGGGATGCGCCGGTGCCCGGCACCGGGGCCGAGGTGTTCGCCGACGTGGCCGGTTCGCTGAGCCGCGGATTCGCCGGTACCGATCGGTTGTATGGCTTTGCGCACCATAGTGTTTCGACGACATTCCTGGCGTCGTCGACGGGCCTGCGCCGCCGTTTCACCCAGCCCGCCGGGGCGGTGGAGATCAATGGCAAACGCGGTGACGCGAGCGCCTGGGCCGGTATCGGGACAGCCGATTTCGTTGACGTGCCGACGGATTCGCTGCTCGAGGACCTGTCGCTGCGACTGGGCTGGGCGGAGCGCACCGTTGCGCTGCCGCCCGGGCGCTACGAGACGATCATGCCGCCGTCGACGGTGGCCGACATGATGATCTACCTGGGCTGGTCAATGGCCGGCCGAGGCGCGCAGGAGGGGCGCACCGCGTTCTCGGCGCCGGGCGGCGGTACCCGGGTGGGGGAGCGGCTCACCGATCTGCCGTTGACGTTGTTCTCCGACCCGATGGCGCCGGGGCTGGCATGCACGCCCTTTGTGGCGACGAGCAGTTCCACGGAGACCGTATCGGTGTTCGACAACGGTATGGAGCTCAGCCAGATCGACTGGATCCGCAATGGGGTGATCAACGCGCTGGCCTATCCGCGCGCCGCCGCCGCCAAGTTCGACGCTCCGGTGGCCGTCGCCGCGGACAACCTGGTGATGACCGGCGGGTCCAACGATCTTGCCGACATGATCGCAGGCACCGAGCGCGGGCTGCTGCTGACCACACTGTGGTACATCCGCGAGGTCGATCCCACCACGCTGTTGCTGACGGGACTGACCCGCGACGGGGTGTACCTGATCGAGGACGGCGAGGTCACCGCGGCGGTCAACAACTTCCGGTTCAACGAGAGCCCGCTGGATCTGCTGCGACGCGCGACCGAGGCCGGCGTCAGCGAGAAGACGCTGCCGCGAGAGTGGGGCGACTGGGTGACCCGGTCGGCGATGCCGACGCTGCGGATCCCGGATTTCCACATGTCTTCGGTGAGCCAGGCGCAGTAG